One segment of candidate division WOR-3 bacterium DNA contains the following:
- a CDS encoding radical SAM protein: MGISFLNVGCRLNYAELDYLASYFQEKGNGGREDFILINTCAVTQEAERKSLSLIRRYGKNRPVIVTGCLVGIAREKIENLPGVYRVLDLAEKEKLIENILPLPSRRRALVKVVDGCPGLCTFCVVPEIRGREIRSKPEEVIFSEISFLVARGFSEIVLTGLNLGLYGKERNSSLTSLLWRIFENCPGDFRVRLSSLEPDTIDLPLIKACASLPVCRHLHLAIQSFHRETLRRMGRRYQPEEVKDKIALIISEIPEVNLGCDIIVGFSGEGEEAFLETKKALEEIPFGYFHIFPFSPRPKTPAFSLPDDVPKGEKKKRVRVLWELGRRKRKSYEERFFGRELWAVEEREGMAVTDNYIRVKVLNPPVPKGIFPIRIVGRDGRWVKGIRRSYV, encoded by the coding sequence ATGGGTATTTCCTTCCTCAATGTAGGGTGTCGGCTCAATTATGCGGAGTTGGATTATCTCGCTTCCTATTTTCAGGAGAAGGGAAATGGGGGGAGAGAAGATTTTATCTTGATTAACACCTGCGCCGTCACTCAGGAGGCAGAACGGAAGTCTCTTTCTCTGATCCGCCGCTACGGAAAAAACCGACCGGTAATCGTCACCGGCTGTTTGGTGGGAATTGCCCGGGAGAAGATTGAAAATCTTCCGGGGGTCTATCGGGTCCTTGATTTGGCGGAAAAGGAGAAGTTGATTGAGAATATCCTCCCCCTACCTTCCCGGAGGCGGGCATTGGTGAAGGTGGTTGATGGTTGTCCTGGTTTATGCACCTTCTGTGTTGTGCCCGAAATTCGGGGGAGAGAGATTCGTTCCAAGCCGGAAGAGGTAATCTTTTCGGAAATCTCCTTTTTGGTGGCGAGGGGTTTTTCGGAGATTGTCTTGACCGGTCTCAATCTGGGGCTTTACGGTAAGGAGAGGAATTCTTCTTTAACTTCCCTTCTCTGGCGAATTTTTGAGAATTGCCCCGGAGATTTTCGGGTAAGGCTCTCTTCCTTAGAGCCGGATACAATTGACCTTCCTTTAATTAAAGCCTGTGCTTCTCTGCCGGTCTGTCGCCATCTCCATCTGGCTATCCAATCCTTTCACCGCGAGACCCTGCGCCGAATGGGGCGGCGTTACCAACCCGAAGAGGTAAAAGATAAGATTGCGCTCATCATTTCGGAAATTCCGGAGGTTAACTTAGGATGTGACATCATCGTCGGTTTCAGCGGGGAGGGGGAAGAGGCATTTTTAGAAACGAAGAAGGCATTAGAGGAAATCCCCTTTGGTTATTTTCACATCTTCCCCTTTTCTCCCCGACCGAAAACCCCTGCCTTTTCTCTACCCGATGATGTCCCAAAGGGAGAAAAGAAGAAACGGGTGAGGGTTTTATGGGAATTGGGAAGAAGGAAGAGGAAATCTTATGAGGAGCGTTTCTTTGGTCGGGAACTTTGGGCGGTGGAGGAAAGGGAAGGGATGGCGGTAACGGACAATTATATTCGGGTAAAGGTGTTAAACCCACCGGTTCCGAAGGGGATTTTCCCCATAAGGATTGTGGGGAGGGATGGCCGATGGGTGAAGGGAATTAGGAGGAGTTATGTTTAA
- the lpxD gene encoding UDP-3-O-(3-hydroxymyristoyl)glucosamine N-acyltransferase gives MGNREENLRQLIYLHPEAKLGKGVKIYPFVYVGEEVEIGEASVIYPYTVLLKRTKIGKRVLIGPGALIGFEGFGYEKVGGEYRRIPHEGWVVIEDDCEIGANVTIALAKKGETRIGKGTKIDALVHIGHNVKIGKNCLIVAQVGIGGSAEIGDNVILAGQVGIKDHVKVGDNSIVYAKSALFKSCPKGARYFGIPARPYGKVLRAWAKIYQTTD, from the coding sequence TTGGGGAATAGGGAAGAGAATCTCCGGCAACTGATTTATCTCCATCCCGAAGCCAAGTTGGGAAAGGGAGTGAAGATATATCCCTTCGTTTATGTGGGGGAGGAGGTGGAGATCGGGGAGGCATCGGTAATTTATCCCTACACCGTCCTCTTAAAGAGGACGAAGATTGGGAAGAGGGTGCTGATTGGTCCCGGGGCGCTGATTGGGTTTGAAGGTTTTGGTTACGAGAAGGTTGGTGGGGAATACAGAAGGATTCCCCATGAGGGTTGGGTGGTGATTGAGGATGACTGCGAGATCGGGGCAAATGTGACAATCGCTTTAGCAAAAAAGGGAGAGACCCGGATTGGAAAAGGAACGAAGATTGATGCTTTGGTTCATATTGGGCACAATGTGAAGATTGGGAAGAATTGCCTGATCGTTGCTCAGGTGGGAATTGGAGGGAGTGCGGAGATTGGGGATAATGTCATCTTAGCGGGCCAAGTGGGGATAAAGGACCACGTTAAGGTTGGCGATAATTCCATCGTTTATGCGAAATCCGCCCTTTTTAAGTCCTGCCCAAAAGGGGCGAGGTATTTTGGCATCCCTGCCCGGCCTTACGGAAAGGTTTTAAGGGCTTGGGCGAAGATTTACCAAACTACTGATTAA
- a CDS encoding OmpH family outer membrane protein — MFNLFFLFFFLISFLLSPLWAKETKIGYLDMERILAEYEGAKEAKRELEKEIEKYRLQIDSLRKELTAAREEFATKRLMLTSEGKKAEEERIEELERRYKNFLDEVWGERGKISLKNQELLAPIIKKVAEAIEKVAKEGEFSMVLDASQNKILYAQPGLDITDNVLAELRREAGILPLLPPVEKKFALLSISELSPEAREDNLGVACLTYLYQLFEGRKKVKLIEKGEVERVLSLRTLKETDRIEKDIVYELGRELGADYCLLGTVNKSGKRITVEITYFDIEIRKEFPPLKVEMTKREDLKSKIGEIVKKVLKATVGE; from the coding sequence ATGTTTAATCTCTTTTTTCTCTTTTTTTTCCTTATCTCTTTTCTCCTCTCTCCCCTTTGGGCGAAGGAAACGAAAATTGGCTATTTAGATATGGAAAGGATACTTGCCGAATATGAAGGGGCAAAGGAGGCGAAGCGGGAATTGGAAAAGGAGATTGAGAAATACCGCCTCCAGATTGATTCTCTGCGCAAGGAGTTGACAGCAGCAAGGGAAGAGTTTGCCACAAAAAGGTTGATGCTCACTTCGGAAGGGAAAAAGGCGGAGGAGGAGAGGATTGAGGAATTGGAGAGAAGATATAAGAACTTCTTAGATGAGGTTTGGGGAGAAAGGGGAAAGATTTCCTTAAAGAATCAAGAACTTTTAGCCCCCATCATTAAGAAGGTGGCGGAGGCGATTGAGAAGGTGGCGAAGGAAGGGGAGTTCTCTATGGTTTTAGACGCCTCGCAAAATAAAATCCTTTATGCCCAACCGGGATTGGACATCACCGATAACGTCTTAGCGGAACTGCGGCGGGAAGCGGGAATCTTACCCTTGCTCCCACCGGTGGAAAAGAAGTTTGCCCTTCTCAGTATCTCCGAACTTTCGCCGGAGGCGCGAGAAGATAATTTGGGAGTGGCTTGCCTTACTTATCTCTATCAACTTTTTGAAGGGAGGAAAAAGGTGAAACTGATTGAGAAGGGCGAAGTGGAAAGGGTTCTCTCTTTGCGGACCTTAAAAGAGACGGATAGGATAGAAAAGGATATTGTCTATGAACTGGGGAGGGAATTGGGAGCGGATTATTGCCTTTTAGGGACAGTGAATAAGAGCGGGAAGCGAATTACCGTTGAGATCACCTATTTTGACATTGAAATCCGGAAGGAGTTTCCTCCGCTCAAGGTGGAGATGACAAAGAGGGAAGATTTGAAGAGTAAAATTGGGGAAATTGTGAAGAAGGTATTAAAAGCGACCGTTGGGGAATAG